In the genome of Ornithorhynchus anatinus isolate Pmale09 chromosome 9, mOrnAna1.pri.v4, whole genome shotgun sequence, one region contains:
- the MDH1 gene encoding malate dehydrogenase, cytoplasmic — MSEPVRVLVTGAAGQIAYSLLYSIAKGDVFGKDQALILVLLDITPMMTVLDGVVMELQDCALPLLKEVVATDKEEVAFKDLDVAVLVGSMPRREGMERKDLLKANVKIFKAQGTALDKYAKKTVKVVVVGNPANTNCLTASKSAPSIPKENFSCLTRLDHNRAKSQIALRLGVTANDVKNVIIWGNHSSTQYPDVNHAKVKLQGKEVGVYEAVKDDSWLKGDFISTVQQRGAAVIKARKLSSAMSAAKAICDHVRDIWFGTPAGEFVSMGVISDGNSYGVPDDLLYSFPVVIKDKSWKFVEGLPINDFSREKMDLTAKELAEEKETAFEFLTSA; from the exons ATG TCTGAACCGGTGAGAGTTCTGGTGACTGGAGCTGCAGGTCAGATTGCCTACTCCCTGCTCTACAGCATTGCTAAGGGTGATGTCTTTGGTAAAGACCAG GCTCTCATTCTTGTCCTGTTGGATATCACTCCAATGATGACAGTGTTAGATGGCGTAGTAATGGAACTGCAGGACTGTGCTCTTCCTTTACTTAAAG AGGTTGTTGCCACAGATAAAGAAGAGGTTGCCTTCAAAGACCTTGATGTAGCAGTTCTGGTTGGCTCTATGCCAAGAAGAGAAGGCATGGAGAGAAAGGATTTACTCAAGGCAAATGTGAAAATTTTTAAGGCCCAGGGCACAGCTTTGGACAAATATGCCAAGAAAACTGTAAAG GTTGTAGTGGTGGGAAATCCAGCTAACACTAACTGCTTGACTGCTTCTAAATCAGCACCATCTATTCCAAAAGAGAACTTCAGCTGTCTGACTCGTCTGGATCACAACAGGGCTAAATCCCAG ATTGCTCTTAGACTTGGTGTGACTGCTAATGACGTGAAGAATGTCATCATCTGGGGAAATCACTCTTCTACTCAATATCCAGATGTTAACCATGCCAAGGTAAAGCTGCAAGGAAAGGAGGTTGGAGTTTATGAAGCTGTGAAAGATGACAGCTGGCTCAAAGGAGACTTTATCTCG ACTGTTCAGCAGCGTGGGGCAGCTGTCATAAAGGCTCGGAAACTATCCAGCGCCATGTCAGCTGCCAAAGCAATCTGTGACCATGTCAGAGACATTTGGTTTGGAACTCCAGCA GGTGAATTTGTTTCCATGGGTGTCATCTCTGATGGCAATTCCTATGGTGTCCCTGATGATTTGCTGTACTCATTCCCTGTTGTAATCAAG GATAAATCTTGGAAATTTGTCGAAGGTCTTCCAATTAATGATTTCTCCCGTGAGAAGATGGATCTTACTGCAAAGGAACtggcagaagagaaagagaccGCTTTTGAATTCCTTACCAGTGCATGA